In Corynebacterium nuruki S6-4, the following proteins share a genomic window:
- a CDS encoding ATP-binding protein: MLTVHSLTLDHVAGVDHAHLDLPPSGVVVVHGPNEMGKTTLLTAFRLLLSEVPVSSKAKRVRDLKSASQDVASTISAELTVGDHRLTVTKSFNKGSGGCELVVTSPRRENLTGRQAAERFSSLLSTEVDTGLLKALTIDQGESLDILAAAGIRSLEQALGDDDAVSGTADGADTADGAGAGSGDDQGAAALIGAVAEENARYYTKTGQPARELRTARAALAEAIDAEDGARQRYDRAQGIIADLERLRGEKDDIARQEPGAVRAAGDAAESLAAGRRAAEELDRHRSALTAARERLQVADQRRDARADQIRALADADAEVEELTATVERAVTAAEEEQARSEGLRTRLTATRRESWVARAWSTWLAARQRHREHAGTLADLTGRCDRAAEISAAVDDRDRALRADPATPQALEDLRRSAERLAQAVTVRNTASTTVHVSGPVDGRATVDGVPLDLDGSGEDGAGSATVHATARRDLQLGDYTVTVIPARDVHEADDDVDRATADHNRRLTALGAADVSAAEDLGRRRSVLEEELRELRLSLAQVTGDRTVAELAAARDRAAAEVGVAAQDMTEALDRLREEDPDDEVGVDGIPVGAVTDPESVSATADDLRSLSDAAARRAESLQEELDTATRAGAVVRLEGRRRELARSVSVRDRLSAALQAAREETPDSDLDRVVDERRAAVQDAEEACTAAEEKAGDVDVDDLAALADAAAVRVRRLRERAVATGNALSEASGKLSQHGGVAEDLAETRTTRQRAEREARRVERQAAAAHLLHTTVQQALTAARERYEAPFRGTFEKLARTLYGAPVDFEFDADLTVARRSFQGVSLDTAQLSGGAREQLSVLTRLAVADLVGGGDAVPVFIDDALGFSDRGRIGRMNLVLDALGRDHQIIVLTCDVARFEGIAGAEFVPMEQVRAGA; encoded by the coding sequence GTGCTCACCGTCCATTCACTCACCCTCGACCATGTCGCCGGGGTGGACCACGCCCACCTCGACCTCCCGCCGTCCGGGGTGGTCGTCGTCCACGGCCCCAACGAGATGGGCAAGACCACCCTGCTCACCGCCTTCCGGCTGCTGCTGTCGGAGGTTCCGGTGAGCTCGAAGGCGAAACGGGTCAGGGACCTCAAGAGCGCCTCACAGGACGTCGCCTCCACCATCAGCGCCGAGCTCACCGTCGGTGACCACCGGTTGACCGTGACGAAGAGCTTCAACAAGGGATCCGGCGGCTGCGAACTGGTCGTCACCTCACCACGACGGGAGAACCTCACCGGCCGACAGGCCGCGGAGCGGTTCAGCAGTCTGCTGTCCACCGAGGTGGACACGGGTCTGCTCAAGGCACTCACCATCGACCAGGGGGAGAGCCTCGACATCCTCGCCGCGGCCGGTATCCGGTCACTGGAGCAGGCTCTCGGTGACGACGACGCGGTGTCCGGTACCGCCGATGGTGCCGACACCGCCGATGGTGCGGGCGCCGGGAGCGGCGACGACCAGGGGGCGGCCGCGCTCATCGGCGCGGTCGCCGAGGAAAATGCACGCTACTACACGAAGACCGGCCAGCCGGCCCGCGAGCTCAGGACGGCCCGCGCCGCCCTCGCCGAGGCCATCGACGCCGAGGACGGTGCCCGGCAGCGCTACGACCGGGCGCAGGGGATCATCGCCGACCTCGAACGGCTGCGCGGGGAGAAGGACGACATCGCCCGGCAGGAACCCGGTGCCGTCCGGGCGGCCGGGGACGCGGCCGAGTCGCTGGCCGCCGGACGTCGGGCGGCCGAGGAACTCGACCGTCACCGGAGTGCCCTGACCGCGGCCCGGGAGCGACTGCAGGTCGCCGACCAGCGCCGCGACGCCCGTGCCGACCAGATCCGGGCCCTGGCAGACGCGGATGCGGAGGTTGAGGAACTGACGGCGACCGTCGAGCGGGCGGTCACGGCAGCCGAGGAGGAACAGGCCCGGTCGGAAGGACTGCGCACCCGGCTCACCGCGACGCGTCGGGAATCCTGGGTGGCCCGGGCCTGGAGCACCTGGCTCGCCGCCCGGCAGCGGCACCGGGAGCACGCCGGCACACTGGCGGACCTGACCGGCCGGTGCGACAGAGCGGCGGAGATCAGCGCGGCGGTCGACGACCGGGACCGTGCCCTGCGGGCGGATCCTGCGACACCGCAGGCACTGGAGGACCTGCGCCGGTCGGCGGAACGACTGGCCCAGGCGGTGACGGTCCGGAACACCGCATCGACCACCGTCCACGTCAGCGGGCCGGTCGACGGCAGGGCGACGGTCGACGGCGTCCCGCTCGACCTCGACGGCAGCGGGGAGGACGGTGCCGGCAGCGCGACCGTCCACGCCACGGCACGGCGCGACCTGCAGCTGGGGGACTACACCGTCACCGTCATCCCCGCCCGGGACGTCCACGAGGCCGACGACGACGTCGACCGCGCGACCGCGGACCACAACCGCCGGCTCACAGCACTCGGAGCCGCGGACGTGTCTGCGGCAGAGGACCTCGGCCGGCGCCGGAGCGTCCTCGAGGAGGAACTGCGCGAACTCCGGCTGTCGCTGGCACAGGTGACCGGAGACCGGACGGTCGCCGAGCTTGCCGCGGCCCGGGACCGGGCGGCCGCCGAGGTCGGGGTGGCGGCCCAGGACATGACCGAGGCCCTCGACCGGCTGCGGGAGGAGGATCCGGACGACGAGGTCGGCGTCGACGGCATCCCGGTCGGCGCGGTCACCGACCCGGAATCAGTCTCCGCCACCGCCGATGATCTGCGGTCGCTGTCGGACGCCGCAGCGCGCCGGGCGGAGTCGCTGCAGGAGGAGCTCGACACGGCCACCCGGGCCGGGGCCGTCGTGCGGCTGGAAGGACGGCGACGCGAACTCGCCCGGTCGGTCTCGGTCCGCGACCGGCTGTCGGCGGCCCTGCAGGCGGCGCGGGAGGAGACCCCCGACAGTGACCTCGACCGGGTCGTCGACGAGCGGCGTGCCGCGGTGCAGGACGCGGAGGAGGCCTGCACCGCCGCCGAGGAGAAGGCGGGGGACGTCGATGTCGACGATCTCGCCGCGCTCGCCGATGCCGCCGCGGTCCGCGTCCGCCGGCTCCGGGAGCGGGCGGTGGCGACGGGTAACGCACTGTCGGAGGCCTCGGGGAAGTTGAGCCAGCACGGCGGTGTCGCCGAGGATCTGGCGGAGACCCGGACCACGCGGCAACGTGCGGAACGTGAGGCCCGACGGGTGGAGCGGCAGGCGGCCGCGGCCCACCTGCTGCACACCACGGTGCAGCAGGCTCTCACCGCCGCCCGGGAACGCTATGAGGCACCGTTCCGCGGGACCTTCGAGAAGCTGGCCCGTACGCTCTACGGGGCGCCGGTCGACTTCGAGTTCGACGCCGATCTCACGGTCGCCAGGCGCTCTTTCCAGGGCGTGTCGCTCGACACCGCCCAGCTGTCCGGGGGAGCGCGGGAGCAGCTCTCCGTCCTCACCCGGTTGGCGGTGGCAGACCTCGTCGGCGGGGGCGATGCGGTCCCGGTGTTCATCGACGACGCACTGGGCTTCTCCGACCGGGGCCGTATCGGGCGGATGAACCTGGTGCTGGACGCCCTCGGCCGGGACCACCAGATCATCGTGCTGACCTGTGATGTCGCCCGGTTCGAGGGCATTGCGGGGGCAGAGTTCGTACCGATGGAGCAGGTGCGCGCCGGGGCATAG